One bacterium genomic window carries:
- a CDS encoding HlyD family efflux transporter periplasmic adaptor subunit translates to MKRFVLPFIGLIAALWAFYSIARTTPQRETTNPPNPPPVSAFQNTVAAVGLIEASTENISVGTPLSGVVAKVFVTAGQSVRSGDPLFELDLRNLRAELKVRTTALHVARARLVTAQSHLQDLQRQYEFVKQVSNTRAISEQEESRRRFAVEIAAGELEEAKAQIASAESQLNLIRTEMERSIIRSPIDAEVLQVKVRPSEFAQATTSPTPLVLLGKSKPLHVRVDIDEHEAWRVRSGAKATGHVRGNSHLKSELSFVRFEPFVIPKESLTGDSTERVDTRVLQVLYRVERDDIPLFVGQQLDVFIEAQGRYETK, encoded by the coding sequence ATGAAACGCTTCGTACTTCCTTTCATTGGTTTGATCGCAGCGCTCTGGGCTTTTTATTCAATTGCGCGAACGACACCCCAGAGGGAAACCACAAATCCACCGAATCCGCCACCCGTTTCTGCGTTTCAGAACACCGTCGCGGCGGTCGGTCTTATCGAAGCAAGCACTGAGAATATTTCTGTGGGGACGCCGCTCTCCGGTGTAGTGGCAAAAGTGTTTGTCACAGCAGGGCAGAGTGTGCGTTCCGGTGATCCTCTTTTCGAATTGGACTTGCGCAATCTCCGCGCGGAGCTGAAAGTTCGGACGACAGCTTTGCATGTGGCGCGCGCGCGGCTGGTGACCGCCCAGTCTCACCTGCAAGATCTGCAACGGCAGTATGAGTTTGTGAAACAGGTAAGCAATACACGGGCAATCAGTGAGCAAGAAGAAAGCCGCCGTCGTTTTGCAGTTGAAATCGCTGCAGGTGAACTGGAAGAGGCGAAGGCTCAGATTGCTTCGGCCGAGTCGCAGCTGAATCTGATTCGAACCGAAATGGAGCGGAGCATCATCCGTTCTCCGATCGATGCCGAAGTCCTGCAAGTAAAAGTGCGTCCTAGTGAATTTGCTCAGGCAACGACTTCACCTACACCGCTCGTATTGCTCGGCAAATCGAAACCATTGCATGTGCGCGTGGATATTGATGAACATGAGGCGTGGCGGGTACGTTCCGGCGCCAAAGCAACCGGGCATGTGAGAGGAAACTCGCATTTAAAGAGTGAACTGAGTTTCGTTCGGTTCGAACCGTTCGTTATCCCCAAGGAGTCACTTACCGGCGATAGCACCGAACGCGTGGATACACGCGTTTTGCAAGTCCTCTATCGCGTAGAGCGTGACGACATTCCACTTTTTGTCGGTCAGCAGCTCGACGTATTCATCGAGGCTCAGGGTCGATACGAAACAAAATAA
- a CDS encoding efflux transporter outer membrane subunit encodes MLKNSVAILLLVLFLAGCTVGPNYKTPKTSVPQSFANSSSANQRNDAEHFGKWWTTLQDSTLNSLIERAVIANLDLRLAQARVREARAQRGVVKADLYPDVNASGSYQRSRVSGNIGPQGTDGSQSFSNIDGDLYQVGFDASWELDIFGGKRREVEAANADLASAIENSRDVLVTLLAEVARNYVELRTSQRQTAIASSNLQAQQETLELTRVRFEAGLVSNLDIARAEAQVQTTASQIPALEISARQSIHFLSVLLGQEPNALVQELAPQTAIPSSPPEAPVGVPSDLLRRRPDIRRAERDLGAATARIGVATADLFPKFSITAALGLGSGKIGNLTDSGSGFWSILPGVSLPIFNRGRIHSNIAVQNAREEQALVTYEQTVLISLREVEDSLVAFSEDQTRRRTLAASVDANRRAVELANQLYKQGLTDFLSVLQAERDLYASEDALAQGDRNVTSDFIALYKALGGGWETGAAEKNIPVPGKAGERTVDVASRSRN; translated from the coding sequence ATGTTGAAGAACAGCGTGGCAATCCTTCTTCTTGTCCTGTTTTTGGCTGGGTGCACTGTCGGCCCCAATTACAAAACTCCAAAGACCAGCGTTCCCCAAAGTTTTGCGAATTCCAGTTCTGCAAATCAACGAAATGATGCAGAACACTTTGGAAAATGGTGGACCACCTTGCAGGATTCGACTCTGAATTCATTGATTGAAAGGGCCGTCATTGCGAATCTTGATCTGCGACTGGCTCAGGCGCGGGTGCGGGAAGCCCGCGCTCAACGTGGAGTTGTGAAAGCGGATTTATATCCGGATGTAAATGCGTCCGGCTCTTATCAGCGAAGCCGTGTGAGCGGAAATATCGGACCGCAAGGCACGGACGGTTCTCAGTCATTCAGCAACATTGATGGCGACCTGTATCAGGTTGGTTTCGATGCTTCGTGGGAACTTGATATTTTCGGAGGAAAACGTCGCGAGGTCGAAGCTGCGAATGCTGATCTGGCATCCGCAATCGAAAACTCAAGAGATGTGCTGGTAACGCTTTTGGCGGAAGTGGCACGCAACTACGTGGAATTGCGGACATCGCAACGACAGACTGCAATCGCGAGCTCCAATCTGCAAGCACAACAAGAAACACTCGAACTCACGCGAGTTCGGTTTGAAGCGGGTCTTGTCAGTAATCTTGATATTGCTCGGGCCGAGGCGCAAGTACAGACGACTGCCTCTCAGATTCCGGCACTCGAAATCTCGGCTCGCCAATCCATTCACTTTCTGAGTGTGCTACTGGGTCAGGAGCCAAATGCGCTTGTTCAGGAGCTCGCGCCTCAAACAGCAATCCCTTCCTCGCCTCCTGAAGCGCCGGTTGGAGTGCCATCCGATCTTCTTCGCAGGCGTCCGGATATTCGCCGCGCGGAGCGCGATCTTGGTGCCGCAACCGCGCGAATTGGCGTAGCAACCGCAGATCTCTTCCCGAAGTTTTCGATTACGGCTGCGCTTGGTCTGGGCAGCGGAAAAATCGGTAACCTGACCGATTCCGGAAGTGGATTCTGGTCGATTCTGCCGGGTGTGAGTTTGCCGATCTTTAATCGCGGCAGAATTCATAGCAACATCGCCGTGCAAAATGCGCGCGAAGAACAGGCGCTCGTTACTTATGAGCAGACCGTGCTTATAAGTCTCAGGGAAGTGGAAGATTCGCTTGTCGCCTTTTCTGAAGATCAGACGCGCCGGAGAACTTTAGCCGCTTCAGTAGATGCAAACCGGCGCGCTGTCGAACTGGCCAATCAATTATACAAACAAGGACTCACAGATTTCTTAAGCGTTTTGCAAGCTGAGCGCGATTTATATGCCTCGGAAGATGCATTGGCGCAAGGTGATCGAAACGTAACATCGGATTTTATCGCGCTCTACAAGGCTTTGGGTGGAGGCTGGGAGACGGGTGCGGCTGAAAAAAATATTCCTGTGCCAGGAAAGGCTGGAGAACGTACGGTAGATGTAGCATCACGTTCGCGAAACTGA
- a CDS encoding TetR/AcrR family transcriptional regulator: MKDKLLDAAEAVVVRDGIGNLTLDSVSVEAGLSKGGLLHHFPTKEKLVEAMVKRVADSWRQGVLEVYAVTPEGPGRMVRATLNHCLANAQRRTDQVRRSSSAVFAALAETQGCPGCPETSPIEPMRAVYRDLFKRVAEDGLPPGVGEAAIAAIDGLWLYWVLGLVPINDELVNRVRGAIEEMITNALSAQVGATLVVARTGRDKPSLRAGAGTSPTPTRSRRKRK; this comes from the coding sequence ATGAAAGATAAACTGCTGGATGCTGCCGAAGCAGTGGTCGTGCGTGATGGGATCGGGAATTTAACGCTTGATTCGGTGTCTGTGGAAGCAGGATTGAGCAAAGGTGGTTTGCTGCATCATTTCCCGACCAAAGAGAAGCTCGTTGAAGCGATGGTCAAACGCGTTGCGGATAGCTGGCGACAGGGCGTTCTGGAAGTTTATGCCGTGACGCCGGAAGGGCCCGGGCGGATGGTGCGGGCAACTCTGAACCATTGTCTCGCGAACGCACAGCGCCGGACAGATCAGGTGAGGCGAAGCTCCTCTGCGGTATTCGCGGCGCTTGCTGAAACACAAGGTTGCCCCGGTTGTCCGGAGACTTCTCCGATTGAGCCAATGCGGGCTGTATATAGAGACCTTTTCAAACGTGTCGCTGAAGACGGACTGCCTCCCGGTGTCGGCGAGGCGGCGATTGCTGCGATCGATGGTCTTTGGCTCTACTGGGTGCTGGGACTTGTCCCGATCAATGATGAACTGGTAAATCGCGTTCGCGGCGCAATCGAAGAGATGATTACAAATGCATTGTCAGCTCAAGTAGGGGCGACCCTTGTGGTCGCCCGCACGGGCAGGGATAAGCCTAGCCTTCGAGCAGGGGCAGGGACAAGCCCTACCCCTACAAGATCAAGGAGGAAACGGAAATGA